The genomic region TGAAAATCATGCCAAGAACAGTTTCAAGGTCTTCGTTGTCTTCTTCCTCTTTGGATGACGATGAGTCCTCGAAGATCATCTCTCTCATCCTCTTCATCTTCAATTCAAACGGCTCGGTTCAATTTGATTGTATAAAACAAAAcggaagaaagaaataaaaaataaaaaatcaccTAAGCAACCCGTCGAACACttgcaaggtggtggtggtgcgcCGGCCGGACGATGATGTTCAGGCCAAACCGGCGCGCTGCAACGCGTGGGGAAGACCTATAACGGTGCACATGCAAGGTCATATGCAGCGGCCGCCAACCAAGAATAAGATTCGAGAGCAATCCGACGAATCGGTTAAGGAGGCGGTGGTGACGTTTCACCTTGGTTCCGACGATGGCGATGGCCGGCGAATGCTCGGGGTCAGGCAGAAGGGCGGCGAGGGCCAAGGGGGGCGGTGAGGTAGCGGCGGGGCCGATGGAATGTCACCGGGAGGTGCGACAGCGAAGAggcagtgtgtgtggggggggggggaggggagatgCGGGAGAGGAAGAATTTTTACTCCGCGTTGTCCTGGCCGGGCATATTTAGGCGCCAGATAGGAGGCGGAGTTCTTTTTAGAGAGGATCGGCTAGCTAGGTGCCTGTTATAGccttttaggggatcggctagagttgctcttataaaCCTCAAATGTTATACGGTATTCTCTCACATACTTGCATCTCACGTGTTTGTAAAAGGTCATTCCACTCATATTTGGGCGACAACGCATTATGTTCACAATTTATTTCATCAAGACACGTGCTAGAAATTTACACAGCTTCCTTTCAGTTCAATGCATTTATCTTCCTGAAGCGATCTAATTTTTGGTAGAATATGttagaaatatgagcaatttaccaaatgattttattaacagaaatactagataaagcatggctAATATAGCAGAGAAAAAATAGGTCATGctatctgacagagagaaggtaaatagcatttgcatatatgaagtagaaccaaacatatctagagcagacactAAAGACAGAAACTGTAGAAGAACCTCAAATAGAAAGAGCATGAATACATACGGtacagcagcagaagcactggtcTTGGGGTCAacatcctcgccagccatgtcatcgaagaggttgtcgacgtcggggaagaaatCGTCGTTGGGGAAGTGGTCGTTGGTGTTAGGAGTGTCCGTGATGAATCGGTctgtagtcgcgcagagcgctccccaaaaaccttatcagcCTTCTCCCGTATAGGACTCAATGAGGTGCGGTTCcgaaggcctactgtcccgacctgcggtgcacgccgcaagccgggatgaggaagatcgtagcagcagctcAGAGACTGGAACTCGGTGGCGAGAGGGAGATGatcttctgacatgtctatctcgagaggagcgacctctcttttataggcacaggagaagTAGGCAAGAGGGGAGCGACGGGAGGTGAAAAGAAGAGTGGGAGATTAAGTGAGCAGCCAGCAGCCGAAGGGATACGCCGTTCACATTCAGTCTCCACTATAGCAAAAATCTTTTCAACTTTCGTGTGTGGAAAAATTTAGACATCaactcggctcattcccgcaacccgtgaCGTGGCGTGGTGTGGCGTGATGGGCGGTGGAGGAGGAGTGCGCGTGAATGTCCCTCTTGTTCACATGCTCATATATGTGGGGAaacaacctcccttataaggaggtccaactcccaccaaACTAGCCATGGGGGACTAAACTttggttccacctcttgccttgcacgaatgggctgcaatgcgtctctaggatttattaggaatttctgaaattgttattgggctggcccaataTATAGACAAAATTCtatcaatcccccaccagatcccagaggcataCAAAATTTGCCTTTGATTCCAAatcactgttttatataccggtactgcagtggagactattaagttgaacttccacctaaaactctatgctacactagtaagaacttgaacagtggactaggccttgaactgcaagttttctgcgaatctaacTTCACACAAAGCCTTAACCGATACTTGGCTACCATGGGTCTTCCCCGCGgctggagcttatgcgtcatattccgagacctttcatgagtttactagagagcatcctactctcatagattgcgacgtatagcaatcagactcatataggtgtgttcttcaaaagatgttctgcagggcaacatctctgcttaaatgagctacttagaacacattaagatatacatcaacctgccatgcagattaggagagtattgcatcttcatggagtgatATTGTTAATAGTAAAGATACTCTCCTCTCAGTACTAAAGCTGCTACAATCAGGGTCGATCAAGTTTATATGGGAAGTTAATTGCACGAACAGGTAAGTGCAGTGAAAATATAAAGCTCAGGGCATGCAAGAACAGGACGCCAACTGAGGTTAGATGTAGGCAGCAGGCTAACTGCATTCAGTGATCTTTGGAGTGCTCTGCTCTTTGTTCTTCTCTCGCTCCCTCTTCTTCTGATGGCAATATTCAGAATGTACTTAGCATTTTTCATATCAAAAGTTTGTGAAGGAAGTTGGTTTCTGTTTCTATGGATGTACGTCATGCTATGACAAGTAGCCTTGGAAATTTTGGTGCAAATATTATGACTATGTGATATGTGTAACACGCACACACAAAAGGAAAATTCAGTTTATAGGGCTAAGTCTCCACAACAAAATGGTTCAGGCCATGAGGGCCAAGGGGTATATTTTGTACTATCAGGTTAGAAGGCTTAGTTTAGCATGTTGTAGCATATGATACTATGATGCCGTTCCTCCCATATACATGTGATTAATTCAAAAAGAAAGTACTCTCTATAAATATGTTCACATGGCAGAGTAGTAAACATCAggccaaaataaaatatacaggaAACGTGCTCAGTTTTTATAGGTCCCTGCTGGTAGAAAACAGGTTCTTCAGAGAGAAACGCAAATCAACAGAGCGAAAGCAGAATCTTGTAACGGCAAAGCATGTAGATGTATGTGGGTATGCAACGCCCATCCACATTTCTCTACGAACAGTTCATCACTTGTACACGTGAAGCAAGTGCTGGCGTGGCAATCCAAGATAATCACTTGGTCAATCCCACTTGACGAAGAAATCTCGTCGACGACAACCCGACAAATTGTGGCCAATGCCATATTTTGGAACAGAGCAATTTCATGTGCATCCCTGTGAGATCTGGAAAAGAAGGAAGCATGGCCAAGTCACAAACACAATATATGCAGGGAATACAAAAGGAGAAGTATATGACCATGATAAGAAAATCAACCGATAGACAAACAATGAGGTGTAACATTATTATTTTTTGGCTCATTTACAGTAGCAGTGTACATACACACCGGCATTTGGCCTTCAAGTTCTGAAGTTAACAACATCGGTAATCTTGAATTCTTGATATCCTCCCATCCAAAGTCTTCAAAACAATACAAGATGTCTTTGCACTTGACGATGTTAGCTGTACGGTCACCCGCGTGCATGTCAATGGCATTTCCTAGAGCATACTGTGCAGCTTTTCTATCGGATTCCTTTGCTTGGTAGCACCCAATGCGTACAATGACCTTCTTGAGACCTGGCAGTTGCTCGATGCCGATAGGTGGAGTGCCCTGCTGATCCTCCCATCCATGTGCGTTAAAATTTATCTCCAACCGTTGGAGCTTGGACAATGCCCCTGCCTCGAAGGTCAGGAATGATATCTTGATACATGTGATCCTAAAACAACTGAGAACAGGGAATCCCGTTCCAAACATGATGGCCCGTTTCGGAGTACCGAAGATGTGCAATTCAAGGTGGATAAGCGAGTGCAGCTGTGCAAGAATTCCAATATCATCCTCCAGCACCTCTATAACCTTAAGTTCAAGGTGGTGGAGATTACGGAGCTCTCCTATAGAGTTGGGAACCCTAGGTAACATGCACCACATACGAAGTCTCTGAAGAAGGCAGCACGAAGAATATTTGGAGCTGCAAAGTTTGTCAAGTGCATAGCTCAAAGCATCCATATGTATGTTACTCACATCTGCCGCACGTTTACACTTGCTATAGTCAATTCTAAGATCCCTCAAATCGGTCAAACCTCCAAGGTCTCTGATGTTGTCTATTGAGTTCCCTGACAAATCAAAGTGTCCCAGTCTACGTATCTTTGTCAAGTTTCCAATCCCGTCGGGAAAACGTGTCCCAAAAGGAGTAGTTAAGTGCAACAACCGGCGCAGATGGACAACATCTGGTGGAAGTGGAACTCGAGCCGAAGCTCCTAATTCCAACGTCTCCAATTGTTGTAGTCCCCGAATTTTTTCTGGTAGCACTAACAAAGTAGCAAAAACTTTTAGATAGCGCAATTGGAACAAATGGCACATTCCAGTGAGGTCTAGTAGGACAGGTCCATTGTTTCCTATTGCAAACTCGAGAGTTAATACCCGGAGGTGCTTGAACTCTGATAAAGAAGGTTTGTATTCTGAGGTACCAAATCTCGCTAGCACTCTTACTTGTGAGAGCCTGATGGTTCCCAAGACTGTGGCATCTGTTACACCATCCAAGTTGAGTGACAGTCGACGGACCCTACCATGCAATCCAACCATGTCCTGTAATTCGTCTGTTACGGTTATAAAATTCTCTTCCCTGCACTTGTGTATAATAAGATCAAGCATCATATCATGTATTCTGCAGGACAAGACCTCGTAATTAGAATTTGTATCTACTGGTTGAATAATGCTGCGGTTGACAAGCTCATTAAAATAGCCCTCTGCAACATCCTCCCGATCTCGCCCATGGGCTTTACTTATAAAACCTTGGGCTACCCATTGTCTAACCAAATCATTCTTCTCGATTGTGTAATCCTCTGGATATATACCGATATATAGCATGCATGTCTTCAGATAGTGAGGAAGATTTTTGTAGCTAAGGCTTAGTATTTGTCTCATTCCCTCCAACGTGGGATGCACTTCCAAGATGGAGCCCAGAGAATTCAGTACATGCTCCCACTGCTCCTTCAGTTTGCTTCGTTGACTAGCCAAAAGGCTAGATATAATAATAATTGCGAGTGGCAAGCCGCCGCATCTTCTTAAAATTTTGCATGAAACTTCTTCCAGAAAAGGAGGACAAAGATCTTCTGAGCCAAATACTCTCTTGAAAAATAACTGCCTTGACTCTTGGTTGCTTAGTGACTTCATCCTATAAACATACTCACAATGATTGGAGCAGCACACCATACCCACAGTATGAATTCGTGTAGTTGTTATTACTCTGCTACCTTTCATGGTTTCTGGAAGAGCGCATCTAACAATGTTCCATGTGATTTCATCCCATATGTTATCGATGACAATAAAGTATCTGCCAAAGAATTTCATCCGAAGTATAATGAGTCTCATGCAAAGGTAAAATGTTATATGAATAAACTTTGAATGTTCATGTTTGTTTCGGATAAATCCGCATAAGATTATGCATGTTAGTTGAGCCTTCGTGATGTCAGAAGAGCCCACGAGTAGCTAGCTAAAATAAAACAAGGATAGTCCACCTGCCAAGCTGAATGGAACCATGTATGTTGTCAACACTGAATTTTATG from Triticum aestivum cultivar Chinese Spring chromosome 4A, IWGSC CS RefSeq v2.1, whole genome shotgun sequence harbors:
- the LOC123084230 gene encoding disease resistance protein RGA5-like, with amino-acid sequence MYALAEAVMGSVIRELGNLLHGEYKLFKETKDYIMFLKAELESMHVFLKKMSDTEEEPDEQTKCWVGEVRELSYDIEDNVYDFLLHSEHESNNTPQHGFRGFIDKCVNLLSHFSSKFSFGHHHETIYEFQGLKRRVVEASERRTRYKLDDAILKPNNTAIDLRLLALYAEKTALVGIEGPKGELIQLMMDQKSVSAGQLKVLSIVGFGGLGKTTLANQIYHQLETQFESRAFTSVSQKPNIRKILRHILSQVGYVARKDTNMEMWDEDELIRTVQQFLKNKRYFIVIDNIWDEITWNIVRCALPETMKVLPEKIRGLQQLETLELGASARVPLPPDVVHLRRLLHLTTPFGTRFPDGIGNLTKIRRLGHFDLSGNSIDNIRDLGGLTDLRDLRIDYSKCKRAADVSNIHMDALSYALDKLCSSKYSSCCLLQRLRMWCMLPRVPNSIGELRNLHHLELKVIEVLEDDIGILAQLHSLIHLELHIFGTPKRAIMFGTGFPVLSCFRITCIKISFLTFEAGALSKLQRLEINFNAHGWEDQQGTPPIGIEQLPGLKKVIVRIGCYQAKESDRKAAQYALGNAIDMHAGDRTANIVKCKDILYCFEDFGWEDIKNSRLPMLLTSELEGQMPVCMYTATVNEPKNNNVTPHCLSIG